The proteins below are encoded in one region of Enterobacteriaceae endosymbiont of Plateumaris consimilis:
- the tilS gene encoding tRNA lysidine(34) synthetase TilS, with translation MIFKKKTQFILHKFPKILVAYSGGLDSTVLLYNLVKLRKIYPYIKLRAIHVNHNLNFYSNQWSKTCFLQCKKWNIPFICKNIILNNKKGNIEERARIERYKIFNNFIENNEIIVTAHHLDDHYETILLFLKRGSGLKGLSGISKIHIINKLRLFRPLLDISRKKLLHYAINNNLNWIDDQSNLDNKYDRNFLRNVILPQIHYRWPFFKKSVLKTSSICREQEELITELLNSVMKKLIQSNNSLFLIPLYKYSFVKRNSIIKKWIEYNQCQIPSNKILSIIWKNIVCSKSDYKSYLKIGIYQIRKYNSYLYCIKNYFTLKNKIYYWNNILFPLTLPNNLGKLFFLNKCEKNTLQVRKPKNKEKVYIKFYITGKYFFSEHIKKKIKIHDIWKKLNIPIWERDNIPLLFYNNLFIAELKNNIVTLEGSNNKEKNFIFWNKKNIS, from the coding sequence ATGATTTTTAAAAAAAAGACACAATTTATTTTACATAAATTTCCAAAAATTTTGGTAGCATATAGTGGAGGATTAGATTCTACAGTTTTATTATATAATTTAGTAAAATTACGTAAAATATATCCTTACATAAAATTAAGAGCTATTCACGTAAATCATAATCTAAATTTTTATTCAAATCAATGGTCTAAAACATGTTTTTTACAATGTAAAAAATGGAATATACCATTTATATGTAAAAATATAATTTTAAATAATAAAAAAGGTAATATTGAAGAAAGAGCACGTATAGAACGATATAAAATATTCAATAATTTTATTGAAAATAACGAAATTATAGTAACAGCTCATCATTTAGATGATCATTATGAAACTATTTTATTATTTTTAAAAAGAGGAAGTGGTTTAAAAGGATTATCAGGTATATCTAAAATACATATTATCAATAAGTTAAGATTATTTCGTCCTTTATTAGATATAAGTCGTAAAAAATTATTACATTATGCTATAAATAATAATTTAAATTGGATAGACGATCAAAGTAATTTAGATAATAAATATGACAGAAATTTTTTACGCAATGTAATTTTACCCCAAATACATTATCGATGGCCTTTTTTTAAAAAATCTGTATTAAAAACTTCATCCATTTGTCGTGAACAAGAAGAATTAATAACAGAATTATTAAACTCTGTTATGAAAAAACTAATACAATCTAATAATAGTTTATTTTTAATTCCTTTATATAAATATAGTTTTGTAAAAAGAAATTCCATAATTAAAAAATGGATAGAATATAATCAATGTCAAATACCTTCTAACAAAATATTATCTATAATATGGAAAAATATTGTTTGTTCTAAATCAGATTATAAATCTTACCTAAAAATAGGTATTTATCAAATTAGAAAATATAATTCTTATTTATATTGTATAAAAAATTATTTTACTTTAAAAAATAAAATTTATTATTGGAATAATATATTATTTCCATTAACATTACCTAATAATTTAGGAAAATTATTTTTTTTAAATAAATGTGAAAAAAATACTCTTCAAGTAAGAAAACCTAAAAATAAAGAAAAAGTATATATAAAATTTTATATTACCGGAAAATATTTTTTTTCAGAACATATTAAAAAAAAAATTAAAATACATGATATATGGAAAAAATTAAATATTCCTATATGGGAAAGAGATAATATCCCATTATTATTTTATAATAATTTATTTATTGCTGAATTAAAAAATAATATAGTAACTTTAGAAGGATCTAATAATAAAGAAAAAAATTTTATTTTTTGGAATAAAAAAAATATTAGTTAA
- the dnaE gene encoding DNA polymerase III subunit alpha yields MNKKNFIHLHVHSDYSMKDGLAKIEHLVQRTVEFNMPALAITDITNIFGLIKFYKKAHSSGIKAIIGSEFIVKNCINLHNYFTTITILAKNNIGYHNLKLLISDAYKDGYDNMIGPFITYKMLVKYNKGLIILSGGVKGDIGKNILSKNIFLVKKIINFYKKYFPNNFYLELTRTNRINEEKYIYLILNIANDFNLPVVATNDVCFLNKKDFLAHEIRVSINKGYTLNQFKKKSNYSSEQFFRSSKEMNELFYDIPESLENSIEIAKRCNVFLTLGKHFLPKFRNCVNNKDLLIKKAKIGLINRLKTLFPDNKIRHFKKNIYKKRLLKELDVINQMGFPSYFLIVMEFVQWSKDNYIPIGPARGSGAGSLVAYCLNITNIDPIKFDLIFERFLNPERISLPDFDIDFCMEKRDLVIEHVKNIYGYEKVSQIITFGTMTAKAVIRDVGRVLGYPYDFVNRISKLIPLDIGMSLKKAFIINKKLSNLYKSDNNVKDLVNTSLKLEGTIRNVGKHAGGVVIAPSKITKFTPIYCDSEGENIVTQFDKNDIEDIGLVKFDFLGLRTLTVIDHTLKIINKQNIKENKILIDINSINLNDKKVYSFLRTANTTAIFQLESKGIKDLIKRLKPDNFEDIISLLALFRPGPLQSGMVENFINRKHGKEIISYPNIKWQHKKLKSVLKSTYGIILYQEQVMKIAQVLAGYSLGKADILRRVISKKQHKEMLKQRSNFLKGSKKLNINTDLSMKIFDFLENFAAYGFNKSHSVGYALISYQTLWLKVYYPAAFMAAVLTSEMDNIKKIVNLVNECWNLKINLLPPNINTSIYEFHVNEKGNIIYGFGAIKGIGKYQAKHILNTREKYGFYKSIVNLCINTNFKKINKGIIEKLITSGAMDCFKYNRGILFNKLNENIRIARQYLKIKKSGQIDMFSLISKKQNIIDDLDFIWSNKEKFLQEKNTLGFYLSGHPFIEYFKEINFFYKINNIKNIKFFFDKNNLNFKIAGVISNIHYIYNMKKNKIVAFDIDDHTEMIEVNLTLDVFNKFSFLIKLENILIIKGFLFFDYFTKKIKFQGNNIIDIENFHKKHIYSISILIQDKLIFSNKKFFNILKNFLLENINVKGIPIYFYYKNNSIEIYHNQTYKILINEILLNKLKYILEQNKLQLKLNFNK; encoded by the coding sequence ATGAACAAAAAAAATTTTATTCATTTGCATGTTCATAGCGATTATTCTATGAAAGATGGATTAGCAAAAATTGAACATTTAGTTCAAAGAACAGTTGAATTTAATATGCCTGCATTAGCTATTACGGATATTACTAATATATTTGGATTAATAAAATTTTATAAAAAAGCTCATAGTTCAGGAATTAAAGCAATTATTGGATCTGAGTTTATAGTAAAAAATTGTATTAATTTACATAATTATTTTACTACAATAACAATTTTAGCAAAAAATAATATTGGTTATCATAATTTAAAACTACTTATATCTGATGCTTATAAAGATGGTTATGATAATATGATAGGACCTTTTATAACATATAAAATGTTAGTAAAATATAATAAAGGTTTAATTATATTATCAGGAGGTGTTAAAGGTGATATAGGAAAAAATATTTTAAGTAAAAATATTTTTTTAGTTAAAAAAATTATTAATTTTTACAAAAAATATTTTCCAAATAACTTTTATTTGGAATTGACTCGTACTAATCGTATTAACGAAGAAAAATATATATATTTAATTTTAAATATAGCTAATGATTTTAATTTACCTGTTGTTGCTACAAATGATGTTTGTTTTTTAAACAAAAAAGATTTTTTAGCTCATGAAATTCGTGTATCTATTAATAAAGGATATACTTTAAATCAATTTAAAAAAAAATCTAATTATAGTTCAGAACAATTTTTTCGTAGTTCTAAAGAAATGAATGAATTGTTTTATGATATTCCTGAATCATTAGAAAATAGTATAGAAATAGCAAAGAGGTGTAATGTTTTTTTAACTTTAGGTAAACATTTTTTACCTAAATTTAGAAATTGTGTAAATAATAAAGATCTTCTTATAAAAAAAGCAAAAATTGGATTAATAAATCGTTTAAAAACTTTATTTCCTGATAATAAAATAAGACATTTTAAAAAAAATATATATAAAAAAAGATTATTAAAAGAACTAGATGTTATTAATCAAATGGGTTTTCCTAGTTATTTTCTTATAGTTATGGAATTTGTTCAATGGTCTAAAGATAATTATATACCTATTGGACCTGCTAGAGGTTCTGGTGCTGGATCATTAGTTGCTTATTGTTTAAATATTACTAATATTGATCCAATAAAATTCGATTTAATTTTTGAAAGATTTCTTAATCCTGAAAGAATATCTTTACCAGATTTTGATATTGATTTTTGTATGGAAAAAAGAGATTTAGTAATTGAACATGTAAAAAATATATATGGTTACGAAAAAGTATCTCAGATTATAACATTTGGTACTATGACTGCTAAAGCAGTAATTAGAGATGTTGGAAGGGTATTAGGATATCCTTACGATTTTGTTAATCGTATTTCAAAATTAATTCCTTTAGATATTGGTATGAGTTTAAAAAAAGCTTTTATTATAAATAAAAAATTGTCTAATTTATATAAATCAGATAATAATGTAAAAGATTTAGTAAATACTTCTTTAAAATTAGAAGGTACTATTCGTAATGTTGGTAAACATGCAGGTGGTGTTGTTATAGCACCGTCTAAAATAACAAAATTTACTCCTATATATTGTGATAGTGAAGGTGAAAATATAGTTACTCAATTTGACAAAAATGATATAGAAGATATTGGATTAGTAAAATTTGATTTTTTAGGATTAAGAACATTAACTGTAATTGATCATACACTAAAAATAATTAATAAACAAAATATAAAAGAAAATAAAATTTTAATTGATATTAATTCTATTAATTTAAATGATAAAAAAGTATATTCTTTTTTAAGAACAGCTAATACAACTGCAATATTTCAATTAGAATCTAAAGGTATAAAAGATTTAATAAAAAGATTAAAACCAGATAATTTTGAAGATATTATTTCTTTGTTAGCTCTTTTTCGTCCTGGTCCGTTACAATCTGGTATGGTTGAAAATTTTATTAATAGAAAACATGGTAAAGAAATTATTTCTTATCCAAATATTAAATGGCAACATAAAAAATTGAAATCAGTATTAAAATCTACATATGGTATTATTTTATATCAAGAACAAGTTATGAAAATAGCACAAGTACTCGCTGGATATAGTTTAGGTAAAGCTGATATTTTACGCAGAGTAATTAGTAAAAAACAACATAAAGAAATGTTAAAACAAAGATCTAATTTTTTAAAGGGATCAAAAAAACTTAATATTAATACTGATTTATCAATGAAAATTTTTGATTTTTTAGAAAATTTTGCTGCTTATGGTTTTAATAAATCTCATTCTGTAGGTTATGCATTAATATCATATCAAACACTTTGGTTAAAAGTATACTATCCAGCAGCATTTATGGCAGCTGTATTAACATCAGAAATGGATAATATAAAAAAAATTGTTAATTTAGTCAATGAATGTTGGAATCTTAAAATAAATTTATTACCACCTAATATTAATACTAGTATTTATGAATTTCATGTAAATGAAAAAGGTAATATTATATATGGTTTTGGAGCGATAAAAGGAATAGGTAAATATCAAGCAAAACATATTTTAAATACTAGAGAAAAATATGGTTTTTATAAATCAATAGTAAATTTATGTATAAATACAAATTTTAAAAAAATTAATAAAGGAATTATAGAAAAATTAATAACTTCAGGTGCAATGGATTGTTTTAAATACAATAGAGGTATTCTATTTAATAAATTAAATGAAAATATACGAATAGCACGACAATATTTAAAAATAAAAAAATCAGGTCAAATAGATATGTTTAGTTTGATCAGTAAAAAACAAAATATTATAGATGATTTAGATTTTATTTGGTCAAATAAAGAAAAATTTTTACAAGAAAAAAATACTTTAGGTTTTTACTTATCTGGTCATCCTTTTATTGAATATTTTAAAGAAATAAATTTTTTTTATAAAATTAATAATATTAAAAATATAAAATTTTTTTTTGATAAAAATAATTTAAATTTTAAAATAGCAGGAGTTATTAGTAATATACATTATATTTATAATATGAAAAAAAATAAAATAGTAGCTTTTGATATTGATGATCATACAGAAATGATAGAAGTTAACTTAACATTAGATGTTTTTAATAAATTTTCTTTTTTAATAAAATTAGAAAATATTCTTATTATAAAAGGATTTTTATTTTTTGATTATTTTACAAAAAAAATTAAGTTTCAAGGAAATAATATAATAGATATTGAAAATTTTCATAAAAAACATATATACAGTATATCAATACTGATTCAAGATAAATTAATATTTTCCAATAAAAAATTTTTCAATATTTTAAAAAATTTTTTATTGGAAAATATTAATGTTAAAGGTATACCTATATATTTTTATTATAAAAATAATAGTATAGAAATATATCATAATCAAACATACAAAATATTAATTAATGAAATTTTGTTAAACAAATTAAAATATATTTTAGAACAAAATAAATTACAATTAAAATTAAATTTTAATAAATAA
- the bamA gene encoding outer membrane protein assembly factor BamA: MIFHNYKQEFLFHIKKIKYFILCIILIISNNIYCKTIDYNQNNIFYINKITIFGLDKFNKNNIMQNLPIKKGDYIKNEDLTKLVHMLFDIGIFEKINIFRNKNHIVIKFVEKPIISNIFFSGNKLLKNDILLNMINNIGITKGIIIDYPTLFFVKKQIEHIYLDNGMFNSKVKIKIIKNTQNNNVIIKFIIYEGVISKIKQINILGNHFYPKEYLLYYSKWNSRKSFIDFFFNNNYHTQYIHNFIENLKNFYLNQGFALFKIEYISHSFSKNKKNIYITLKINENKKFLFSNIIYIINKKEFLNKIKNLTEIKSGDLYNNNKIIQCKNKIINVLGKNGYLYPQIKILNKLNISNHSVQITFNIYTGKKYFIRKIEYLGNYLTKDKILRNETVQMENTWFNSDLVKQTKKRLNLLGYFNNIEIFLKKNHVLNNTIDLIYKVNERDSGMFNIHFGYSTNHNFSLLSDIGEDNFLGTGNDINIKINIDSLQTYLEFSLMNSYFLKNNISLGTKLFFHNLKIKNSNLINKSRGISGILTYPLSKNLKIQNNLEYNINNFLDVKPQISVWNYLKKIGYKFNLNNSNMYIINNLNLNNSFILNTLNDKFLPTKGNLSILNIIFNIPISKSYYYKINLCNSTYVPLYSVIQNNKLNNFSKLIFLFKNNIGYGNGFSNGNFPYNKNFFLGGQETLRGFKINHIGPKAIYYNSSKHFCKNKHIVCTSNDYIGGNLIVDFSTEIIFPFPFIKKPYSKNIRTSIFLDIGNIWDTLIKNDYLIKLYKFSKVNILTNMRSSIGMSFKWNSPFGAIVFSYAYPLIKYDQDQIEQFQFNIGKL; the protein is encoded by the coding sequence ATGATTTTTCACAATTATAAACAGGAATTTTTATTCCACATAAAAAAAATTAAATATTTTATTTTATGTATAATATTAATTATTAGTAATAATATTTATTGTAAAACTATAGATTATAATCAAAACAATATTTTTTATATAAATAAAATTACAATTTTTGGATTAGATAAATTTAATAAAAATAATATAATGCAAAATTTACCTATAAAAAAAGGAGATTATATTAAAAATGAAGATTTAACTAAATTAGTTCATATGTTATTCGATATTGGTATTTTTGAAAAAATCAATATTTTTAGAAATAAAAATCATATAGTAATTAAATTTGTAGAAAAGCCTATTATTTCTAATATTTTTTTTAGTGGTAATAAATTACTGAAAAATGATATATTATTAAATATGATTAATAATATTGGAATAACCAAAGGAATTATAATTGACTATCCAACATTATTTTTTGTTAAAAAACAAATAGAACATATTTATTTAGACAATGGAATGTTTAATTCTAAAGTTAAAATTAAAATTATTAAAAATACACAAAATAATAATGTTATTATTAAATTCATAATTTATGAAGGAGTAATATCAAAAATTAAACAAATTAATATTTTAGGAAATCATTTTTATCCTAAAGAATATTTATTATATTATTCAAAATGGAACTCTAGAAAATCTTTTATAGATTTTTTTTTCAATAATAATTACCATACACAATATATACATAATTTTATTGAAAATTTAAAAAATTTTTATTTAAATCAAGGATTTGCTCTTTTCAAGATAGAATATATTTCTCATAGTTTTTCAAAAAATAAAAAAAATATATATATTACTTTAAAAATTAATGAAAATAAAAAATTTTTATTTAGTAATATTATATATATAATTAATAAAAAAGAATTTTTAAATAAAATAAAAAATTTAACAGAGATTAAATCAGGAGATTTATATAATAATAATAAAATTATACAATGTAAAAATAAAATAATAAATGTTTTAGGAAAAAATGGATATTTATATCCTCAAATTAAAATTTTGAATAAATTAAATATAAGCAATCATTCTGTTCAAATAACATTCAATATTTACACAGGTAAAAAATATTTTATAAGAAAAATAGAATATTTAGGAAATTATTTAACTAAAGATAAGATTTTACGTAATGAAACTGTACAAATGGAAAATACTTGGTTTAATAGTGATTTAGTAAAACAAACTAAAAAGCGTTTAAATTTATTAGGATATTTTAATAATATAGAAATTTTTTTAAAAAAAAATCATGTATTAAACAATACAATAGATTTAATTTATAAAGTTAATGAACGTGATAGTGGTATGTTTAATATTCATTTTGGTTATAGTACTAATCATAACTTTTCATTGTTATCAGATATAGGAGAAGATAATTTTCTTGGAACAGGAAATGATATTAATATCAAAATTAATATAGATTCATTACAAACTTACTTAGAATTTTCTTTAATGAATTCTTATTTTTTAAAAAATAATATTAGTTTAGGTACAAAATTATTTTTTCATAATCTAAAAATAAAAAATTCTAATCTTATAAATAAAAGTAGAGGTATTTCAGGGATATTAACTTATCCACTTAGTAAGAATTTAAAAATACAGAATAATCTTGAATATAATATTAATAATTTTTTAGATGTTAAACCTCAAATATCTGTTTGGAATTATTTAAAAAAAATAGGTTATAAATTTAATTTAAATAATTCTAATATGTATATTATAAATAATTTAAATTTAAATAATTCATTTATTTTAAATACTTTAAATGATAAATTTTTACCAACAAAAGGTAACTTAAGTATATTAAATATAATATTTAATATTCCAATATCTAAAAGTTATTATTATAAAATAAATTTGTGTAATTCTACATATGTCCCTTTATATTCTGTTATCCAAAATAATAAATTAAATAATTTTTCAAAATTAATTTTTTTATTTAAAAATAATATTGGATATGGAAATGGTTTTTCAAATGGTAATTTTCCTTACAATAAAAATTTTTTTTTAGGTGGACAAGAAACATTACGGGGTTTTAAAATAAATCATATAGGTCCAAAAGCAATATATTATAATTCTTCAAAACATTTTTGTAAAAATAAACATATAGTTTGTACATCTAATGACTATATTGGAGGAAATTTAATAGTTGATTTTAGCACTGAAATTATTTTTCCATTTCCTTTTATAAAAAAACCATATTCAAAAAATATACGTACTTCTATTTTTTTAGATATTGGAAATATTTGGGATACTTTAATTAAAAATGATTATTTAATAAAATTATATAAATTTTCTAAAGTAAATATATTAACTAATATGAGATCTTCTATTGGTATGTCTTTTAAATGGAACTCTCCTTTTGGAGCAATAGTTTTTTCTTATGCATATCCTTTAATAAAATATGATCAAGATCAAATTGAACAATTTCAATTTAATATAGGTAAATTATAA
- the rseP gene encoding RIP metalloprotease RseP, with protein sequence MLFNVIWDIIIFIITLSTLIMVHEFGHFYVARYFNIYIECFSIGFGKKILQYRDKYGTSFVIRLIPLGGYIKMPDNHHITTNQIKYINKYKLLYFNHLVFLKKFLIILSGPLFNLIFAIMIYWSIFFIGLPIHKPIIGEIYYSSLADTAGLTPNTIIKKINGIKTSDWDTVNTILIQNVHKDFIDLEVSNIYSDILSKKKIILTKNFIKNNKNNLITSLGILPKGFIIYPIITQIITQSPAEKAKFYVGDEIVKIQNKNFTNWYNFQKIISNNINKSILITVKRNKKNINIILNPNKEYLYNKKNGFIGLIPQILHYRDNTGLTIYKYNIYQSFIKAISKTYILIKLMLVIIANLFHGSISFHSINGPISIARNAGILSRDNYLYYFMFLALISINLGIINLLPIPVLDGGQISFLLYTKITGHKLSKRTQELIYNISLIFLFLIMGIALINDFSQL encoded by the coding sequence ATGTTGTTTAATGTTATTTGGGATATAATAATATTTATTATAACTTTAAGTACATTAATAATGGTACATGAATTTGGACATTTTTATGTTGCACGTTATTTTAATATATATATTGAATGTTTTTCTATTGGATTTGGAAAAAAAATATTACAATATCGTGATAAATATGGAACTAGTTTTGTAATTAGATTAATACCTTTAGGTGGTTATATAAAAATGCCTGATAATCATCATATTACAACTAATCAAATTAAATATATAAATAAATATAAGTTATTATATTTTAATCATTTAGTTTTTTTAAAAAAATTTTTAATTATACTTTCTGGACCTTTATTTAATTTAATATTTGCAATAATGATATATTGGAGTATTTTTTTTATAGGTTTACCTATTCATAAACCTATTATTGGTGAAATTTATTATTCTTCATTAGCAGATACTGCTGGTTTAACTCCTAATACAATAATTAAAAAGATTAATGGAATAAAAACCTCTGATTGGGATACTGTTAATACAATATTAATTCAAAATGTACATAAAGATTTTATTGATTTAGAAGTCAGTAATATATATTCAGATATTCTATCTAAAAAGAAAATAATTCTTACAAAAAATTTTATTAAAAATAATAAAAATAATTTAATAACTAGTTTAGGTATTTTACCAAAAGGTTTTATAATATATCCTATTATTACTCAAATAATTACTCAATCACCTGCAGAAAAAGCAAAATTTTATGTAGGAGATGAAATTGTAAAAATACAAAATAAAAATTTTACAAATTGGTATAATTTTCAAAAAATTATTTCTAATAATATTAATAAATCTATTTTAATTACTGTAAAAAGAAATAAAAAAAATATAAATATTATTTTGAATCCTAATAAAGAATATTTATATAATAAAAAAAATGGATTTATAGGATTAATTCCACAAATATTACATTATAGAGATAATACTGGACTTACAATATATAAGTATAACATTTACCAATCTTTTATTAAAGCAATCAGTAAAACTTACATATTAATTAAATTAATGTTAGTAATTATTGCTAATTTATTTCATGGAAGTATAAGTTTTCATAGTATTAATGGTCCTATTTCAATAGCACGTAATGCTGGAATATTATCTCGTGATAATTATTTATATTATTTTATGTTTTTAGCTTTAATTAGTATTAATCTCGGTATAATAAATTTATTACCTATTCCAGTGTTAGATGGTGGTCAAATATCTTTTTTATTATATACTAAAATTACAGGTCATAAGTTATCAAAAAGAACACAAGAATTAATATATAATATTAGTTTAATATTTTTATTCTTAATTATGGGGATTGCATTGATCAATGATTTTTCACAATTATAA
- the uppS gene encoding polyprenyl diphosphate synthase — MIINKIDLKIKNTSYPNHVAIIMDGNRRWAKRKKIWQFLGHREGANTVKKIINYALYYKLKVLTLYAFSSENWKRSVDEIQFLMNLFTKILNNETINFKNKNICLKIIGNISKFNANLQKSIIKAENFTKNNNGLILNIAVNYGGRWDIISGIKKIAVKIKKGLLNPKTINEYNFSKYLCLNNVVPVDLVIRTGGELRISNFLIWQIAYSELYFTNILWPDFNKQNFKDALEEFSKRKRRFGGNN; from the coding sequence ATGATAATTAATAAAATAGATTTAAAAATAAAAAATACATCTTATCCAAATCATGTAGCTATTATTATGGATGGTAATAGAAGATGGGCAAAAAGAAAAAAAATATGGCAATTTTTAGGTCATAGAGAAGGAGCAAACACTGTAAAGAAAATTATTAATTATGCATTATATTATAAATTAAAAGTATTAACATTATATGCTTTTAGTAGTGAAAATTGGAAAAGATCCGTTGATGAAATTCAATTTTTAATGAATTTATTTACTAAAATTTTAAATAATGAAACAATAAATTTTAAAAATAAAAATATATGTTTAAAAATTATTGGTAATATTAGTAAATTTAATGCTAATTTACAAAAATCTATTATTAAAGCTGAAAATTTTACTAAAAATAATAATGGATTAATTTTAAATATAGCTGTTAATTATGGAGGACGTTGGGATATTATTTCAGGAATAAAAAAAATTGCTGTAAAAATTAAAAAAGGTTTATTAAATCCTAAAACAATTAATGAATACAATTTTTCTAAATATTTATGTTTAAATAATGTAGTTCCTGTAGATTTAGTAATAAGAACTGGAGGAGAATTACGTATTAGTAATTTTTTAATTTGGCAAATTGCTTATTCAGAACTTTATTTTACTAATATATTGTGGCCAGATTTTAATAAACAAAATTTTAAAGATGCCTTAGAAGAGTTTTCTAAAAGAAAACGACGTTTTGGTGGTAATAATTAA
- the dxr gene encoding 1-deoxy-D-xylulose-5-phosphate reductoisomerase, with amino-acid sequence MKYLTILGSTGYIGRNVLSVVLTNPELFKIKVLVSHSNVELMTKQCILFNPDYAAMLSKNAAEKLKNNLSNTEIKTQILFGEQKIEQLASLDDVDQVIAAINGTAGFLSVLSAIRAGKNVLLANTELIVISGNILMYEAKKFQAKILPLNKNHSSVFQMMPINIQKQLGFCDFNQNNIQKIILTNSGGPFLHTPKKKFKYISIKDVCKYNHSDMKKKSIINSATMMNLGLEYIASKYLFNAKKNQIEIVIHPESKINAMVKFKDSSISTQLSISDIRVFIASMINWPIKINSGVKQINLHELKFLTFLKPDFIKYSCLKLAIEVCYTKNISSSIILYAANEIAIKSFIKEEISFNDISFLNHTIMNTLSFNNPKSIHDILWIDNYVRKYTKYILKNKFRNTLI; translated from the coding sequence ATGAAATACTTAACTATATTAGGTTCAACAGGATATATAGGAAGAAATGTTTTATCTGTAGTACTAACAAATCCTGAATTATTTAAAATTAAAGTATTAGTTTCTCATAGTAATGTAGAGTTAATGACTAAACAATGTATTTTATTTAATCCTGACTATGCAGCTATGTTAAGTAAAAATGCTGCTGAAAAATTAAAAAATAATTTATCTAATACTGAAATAAAAACACAAATTTTATTTGGTGAACAAAAAATAGAACAATTAGCATCTTTAGATGATGTAGATCAAGTCATTGCTGCTATAAATGGAACAGCAGGATTCTTATCTGTACTATCTGCTATTAGAGCAGGAAAAAATGTATTATTAGCAAATACAGAATTAATTGTAATTTCTGGAAATATTTTAATGTATGAAGCAAAAAAATTTCAAGCTAAAATTTTACCTTTGAATAAAAATCATAGTTCTGTTTTTCAAATGATGCCTATAAATATACAAAAACAATTAGGATTTTGTGATTTTAACCAAAATAATATTCAAAAAATTATTCTTACTAATTCTGGTGGTCCTTTTTTACATACTCCTAAAAAAAAATTTAAATATATTAGTATAAAAGATGTATGTAAATATAATCACAGTGATATGAAAAAAAAATCAATAATTAATTCAGCTACTATGATGAATTTAGGATTAGAATATATAGCTAGTAAATATTTATTTAATGCAAAAAAAAATCAAATAGAAATTGTTATTCATCCTGAATCAAAAATTAATGCTATGGTAAAATTTAAAGATAGTAGTATTTCAACACAATTAAGTATTTCTGATATACGTGTTTTTATTGCTAGTATGATAAATTGGCCAATTAAAATAAATTCTGGAGTTAAACAAATTAATTTACATGAATTAAAATTTTTAACATTTTTAAAACCAGATTTTATAAAATATTCTTGTTTAAAATTAGCAATTGAAGTTTGTTATACAAAAAATATTTCTTCATCAATAATATTATATGCTGCAAATGAAATAGCTATAAAATCTTTTATTAAAGAAGAAATATCGTTCAATGATATTTCTTTTTTAAATCATACTATAATGAATACATTGTCTTTTAACAATCCTAAATCTATTCATGATATATTATGGATAGATAACTATGTGCGTAAATATACTAAATATATATTAAAAAATAAATTTAGAAATACATTAATTTAA